GATCTGTGGCACCTTTATGGGCGGCCTGGCGATGCTGGCACGCTCTTTAGGGCATGAAGTGACTGGCTCGGACGCCAATGTTTACCCACCGATGAGTACGCTGCTCGAAGAGCAGGGGATCTCGTTAATCGAAGGTTATGACGCAAGCCAGCTCGACTCACACCCGGATCTGGTGATCGTCGGTAACGCGATGACGCGCGGTAATCCGTGCGTGGAAGCCGTTCTGGAGCAGGGCATTCCCTATATGTCCGGCCCGCAATGGCTGCATGACTTTGTGCTGCGCGACCGCTGGGTGATTGCGGTGGCGGGGACGCACGGGAAAACCACAACCGCCGGTATGGCGACCTGGATCCTTGAAGCCTGTGGCTATAAGCCTGGCTTTGTCATCGGCGGCGTACCGGGCAACTTTGAGGTCTCCGCGCGCCTGGGCGATAGCCCCTTCTTCGTCATTGAAGCCGATGAATATGACTGCGCGTTCTTCGACAAGCGTTCCAAATTTGTCCATTACTGCCCGCGGACGCTGATCCTCAATAACCTTGAGTTCGATCACGCGGATATCTTTGACGATCTGAAAGCGATCCAGAAGCAGTTCCATCACCTGGTACGCATTGTCCCGGGTCAGGGCAAAATTATCTGGCCGGAAAATGACGTTAATCTGAAACAAACGCTGGCAATGGGCTGCTGGAGTGAGCAGGAGCTGGTGGGCGACCAGGGGCACTGGCAAGCGAAGAAGCTGACGACCGATGCTTCGCAGTGGGAAGTTTATCTGGACGGCGAATGCGTGGGCACCGTGAACTGGCAGCTGGTCGGTGAACACAACATGCATAACGGGCTGATGGCGATTGCCGCGGCTCGCCACGTTGGCGTCACGCCGGCTGATGCTGCTCAGGCGCTGGGTAGTTTTGTGAACGCTCGTCGCCGTCTTGAACTGCGCGGTGAGGCGCATGGCGTCACCGTTTATGACGACTTTGCGCATCATCCGACGGCGATTCTGGCGACGCTTGCTGCTCTGCGTGGGAAAGTGGGCGGCACCGCTCGCATTCTGGCCGTGCTGGAGCCTCGCTCTAACACCATGAAAATGGGCGTCTGCAAAGACGATCTTGCTCCTTCTTTGGGACGCGCGGACGAAGTCTTTCTGCTTCAGCCGCAGCACATTCCGTGGCAGGTCGCAGAAGTGGCCGAAGCCTGTGTGCAGCCGGCCCACTGGAGCGCAGACGTGGACACGCTCGCGGAGATGGTCGTGAAAACGGCGCAGCCTGGGGACCATATTCTGGTTATGAGCAACGGCGGTTTCGGCGGTATTCATCAAAAACTGCTGGATGGCCTGGCAAAGAAAGCAGAACAGCAGAGTGAACATGCGCTTTAAGCGCAGAGTCTGATGAGAAAAAGGGCGTGCCTTACGGTACGCCCTTTTTGTTTAGTAGAGCTCAGGGGCTTTAGGATCTGGCCCGAAGCGATTGGTTGCCGGCGTGCC
This Klebsiella michiganensis DNA region includes the following protein-coding sequences:
- a CDS encoding UDP-N-acetylmuramate:L-alanyl-gamma-D-glutamyl-meso-diaminopimelate ligase (ligates L-alanyl-gamma-D-glutamyl-meso-diaminopimelate to UDP-N-acetylmuramic acid for reincorporation into peptidoglycan) produces the protein MRIHILGICGTFMGGLAMLARSLGHEVTGSDANVYPPMSTLLEEQGISLIEGYDASQLDSHPDLVIVGNAMTRGNPCVEAVLEQGIPYMSGPQWLHDFVLRDRWVIAVAGTHGKTTTAGMATWILEACGYKPGFVIGGVPGNFEVSARLGDSPFFVIEADEYDCAFFDKRSKFVHYCPRTLILNNLEFDHADIFDDLKAIQKQFHHLVRIVPGQGKIIWPENDVNLKQTLAMGCWSEQELVGDQGHWQAKKLTTDASQWEVYLDGECVGTVNWQLVGEHNMHNGLMAIAAARHVGVTPADAAQALGSFVNARRRLELRGEAHGVTVYDDFAHHPTAILATLAALRGKVGGTARILAVLEPRSNTMKMGVCKDDLAPSLGRADEVFLLQPQHIPWQVAEVAEACVQPAHWSADVDTLAEMVVKTAQPGDHILVMSNGGFGGIHQKLLDGLAKKAEQQSEHAL